One segment of Monomorium pharaonis isolate MP-MQ-018 chromosome 6, ASM1337386v2, whole genome shotgun sequence DNA contains the following:
- the LOC114255638 gene encoding uncharacterized protein LOC114255638 isoform X3, whose product MNFPEKYNLPAETLNNPAKLAEYLCMQGIQKEVTEILERECVDGTAFLSLTENDLKELQIKIGPRKRILNLINIANPGFIIINNTFEKDSEIIQQVSNIDVIPAENTEVEASTSNCKLPNDAFANREKHSVQKCNNQGSRLNVRDWVKAHDAKQTRKSSLLRTLDTGIVDNTARQELIRIVCAEIVKISNDMYPSSDLKTELAKEIVTAFPKLRSSQSTEGYEHFFDKKTNSGFIQYRLKTMRVGLSPSNKKRSKTSPSNRVENAMKRQKKDINEIYLDEDMLNIKISELVLKMPTEQNKQIITMLMDETRPNRQQKIRDSKCTVADILKEYPRFKDYHGELIHREFISMFPGKDKLLKKFPEFYASRILQFCSIYKPNLLEKIADLDNDNLKALVLLPELLPTPNYMKKKLSEKENLKPTKKKLKSAVCNFASKEIPNTNLLRFIHTSEDLLSYNTDKIEQKKSKNVQPFLICNMIGQKKKGNFFIQTDGHLISVSDDPMTAFDILVKFHYCFDIHFASDLINFYDFVTGCIMNLNEPRACCTALHTSLNNIDNLLTPTQTVDDSDEDISYASNNDEKGSSSDN is encoded by the exons ATGAATTTTCCagagaaatacaatttgcCAGCG gaaactttaaataatccTGCTAAACTAGCAGAATATTTATGCATGCAAGGGATACAAAAAGAGGTGACAGAAATATTAGAGC gAGAATGTGTTGATGGTACAGCATTCCTATCATTGACggaaaatgatttaaaagaattacaaataaagataGGCCCAAGAAAGAGGATTTTAAACTTGATAAATATAGCAAATCCA ggctttattattattaataatacatttgagAAAGATAGTGAAATAATACAGCAAGTTTCCAACATTGATGTAATACCAGCAGAAAATACCGAAGTAGAAGCTTCAACAAGTAATTGCAAACTTCCAAATGATGCATTTGCTAATAGAGAGAAACATAGTGTTCAGaag TGCAATAATCAAGGAAGTAGATTAAATGTTCGCGATTGGGTAAAAGCACATGATGCGAAACAAACAAGAAAATCTTCTCTGTTACGTACGCTAGATACTGGCATAGTAGACAATACAGCTCGTCAAGAGTTAATAAGAATAGTTTGCGCAGAAATCGTCAAGATCAGTAATGACAT GTATCCATCCAGCGATTTAAAAACTGAATTGGCTAAAGAAATAGTAACAGCATTTCCAAAACTACGATCGTCGCAATCGACAGAAGGATAT GAGcatttttttgacaaaaagaCCAACAGCGGCTTTATTCAATATCGATTGAAAACTATGAGAGTAGGATTAAGTCcttcgaataaaaaaagatcaaagACTTCGCCATCGAACCGAGTAGAAAATGCTATGAAAAGGCAAAAAAAggatataaatgaaatatatcttGATGAAGATATGCTTAATATAAAg ATTTCGGAGCTTGTATTAAAAATGCCAACtgaacaaaataaacaaattatcacTATGTTAATGGACGAAACAAGACCTAACAGGCAACAAAAAATTAGAGATTCTAAGTGCACAGTAGCGGATATTTTAAAGGAATATCCCAGATTTAAAGATTATCATGGTGAATTG atacacagggaatttatttcaatgttcCCCGGGAAAgataaattgttgaaaaaatttccaGAATTTTACGCGTCTAGAATTTTGCAGTTCTGTTCTATATATAAACCCAATTTATTGGAGAAAATTGCAGATTTGGATAAtg ataatttaaaagctCTTGTTCTTCTGCCCGAATTATTACCAACAccaaattatatgaaaaaaaaattatct gagaaagagaatttaaaacctacaaaaaaaaaattaaaatcggcTGTATGTAATTTTGCAAGTAAAGAAATCCCAAATACAAATTTACTGCGGTTCATTCAT ACATCAGAAGATTTATTGTCTTATAATACAGACAAgatagaacaaaaaaaatcaaaaaacgTACAGCcctttttaatatgtaacatgattggtcaaaaaaaaaaaggaaatttttttattcagacgGATGGACACTTAATTTCAGTGAGCGATGATCCAATGACAGCATTTGATATTCTTGTCAAATTTCATTATTGTTTTGACATTCATTTTGCatctgatttaattaatttttatgacttCGTAACCGGGTGCATTATGAACTTAAATGAACCACGTGCTTGTTGCACAGCGTTACACAcaagtttaaataatattgataatcttTTAACACCAACGCAAACTGTTGATGATAGCGATGAGGATATaag ttatGCATCAAACAATGATGAAAAAGGCTCGTCATCagacaattaa
- the LOC114255638 gene encoding uncharacterized protein LOC114255638 isoform X2, which produces MNFPEKYNLPAETLNNPAKLAEYLCMQGIQKEVTEILERECVDGTAFLSLTENDLKELQIKIGPRKRILNLINIANPGFIIINNTFEKDSEIIQQVSNIDVIPAENTEVEASTSNCKLPNDAFANREKHSVQKCNNQGSRLNVRDWVKAHDAKQTRKSSLLRTLDTGIVDNTARQELIRIVCAEIVKISNDMYPSSDLKTELAKEIVTAFPKLRSSQSTEGYEHFFDKKTNSGFIQYRLKTMRVGLSPSNKKRSKTSPSNRVENAMKRQKKDINEIYLDEDMLNIKISELVLKMPTEQNKQIITMLMDETRPNRQQKIRDSKCTVADILKEYPRFKDYHGELIHREFISMFPGKDKLLKKFPEFYASRILQFCSIYKPNLLEKIADLDNDNLKALVLLPELLPTPNYMKKKLSEKENLKPTKKKLKSAVCNFASKEIPNTNLLRFIHTSEDLLSYNTDKIEQKKSKNVQPFLICNMIGQKKKGNFFIQTDGHLISVSDDPMTAFDILVKFHYCFDIHFASDLINFYDFVTGCIMNLNEPRACCTALHTSLNNIDNLLTPTQTVDDSDEDIRYFLYTIINLNCAHTHTHTHTHTHTHTHTHTHTHKILIY; this is translated from the exons ATGAATTTTCCagagaaatacaatttgcCAGCG gaaactttaaataatccTGCTAAACTAGCAGAATATTTATGCATGCAAGGGATACAAAAAGAGGTGACAGAAATATTAGAGC gAGAATGTGTTGATGGTACAGCATTCCTATCATTGACggaaaatgatttaaaagaattacaaataaagataGGCCCAAGAAAGAGGATTTTAAACTTGATAAATATAGCAAATCCA ggctttattattattaataatacatttgagAAAGATAGTGAAATAATACAGCAAGTTTCCAACATTGATGTAATACCAGCAGAAAATACCGAAGTAGAAGCTTCAACAAGTAATTGCAAACTTCCAAATGATGCATTTGCTAATAGAGAGAAACATAGTGTTCAGaag TGCAATAATCAAGGAAGTAGATTAAATGTTCGCGATTGGGTAAAAGCACATGATGCGAAACAAACAAGAAAATCTTCTCTGTTACGTACGCTAGATACTGGCATAGTAGACAATACAGCTCGTCAAGAGTTAATAAGAATAGTTTGCGCAGAAATCGTCAAGATCAGTAATGACAT GTATCCATCCAGCGATTTAAAAACTGAATTGGCTAAAGAAATAGTAACAGCATTTCCAAAACTACGATCGTCGCAATCGACAGAAGGATAT GAGcatttttttgacaaaaagaCCAACAGCGGCTTTATTCAATATCGATTGAAAACTATGAGAGTAGGATTAAGTCcttcgaataaaaaaagatcaaagACTTCGCCATCGAACCGAGTAGAAAATGCTATGAAAAGGCAAAAAAAggatataaatgaaatatatcttGATGAAGATATGCTTAATATAAAg ATTTCGGAGCTTGTATTAAAAATGCCAACtgaacaaaataaacaaattatcacTATGTTAATGGACGAAACAAGACCTAACAGGCAACAAAAAATTAGAGATTCTAAGTGCACAGTAGCGGATATTTTAAAGGAATATCCCAGATTTAAAGATTATCATGGTGAATTG atacacagggaatttatttcaatgttcCCCGGGAAAgataaattgttgaaaaaatttccaGAATTTTACGCGTCTAGAATTTTGCAGTTCTGTTCTATATATAAACCCAATTTATTGGAGAAAATTGCAGATTTGGATAAtg ataatttaaaagctCTTGTTCTTCTGCCCGAATTATTACCAACAccaaattatatgaaaaaaaaattatct gagaaagagaatttaaaacctacaaaaaaaaaattaaaatcggcTGTATGTAATTTTGCAAGTAAAGAAATCCCAAATACAAATTTACTGCGGTTCATTCAT ACATCAGAAGATTTATTGTCTTATAATACAGACAAgatagaacaaaaaaaatcaaaaaacgTACAGCcctttttaatatgtaacatgattggtcaaaaaaaaaaaggaaatttttttattcagacgGATGGACACTTAATTTCAGTGAGCGATGATCCAATGACAGCATTTGATATTCTTGTCAAATTTCATTATTGTTTTGACATTCATTTTGCatctgatttaattaatttttatgacttCGTAACCGGGTGCATTATGAACTTAAATGAACCACGTGCTTGTTGCACAGCGTTACACAcaagtttaaataatattgataatcttTTAACACCAACGCAAACTGTTGATGATAGCGATGAGGATATaaggtattttttatatacaataattaatctgaactgcgcgcacacacacacacacacacacacacacacacacacacacacacacacacacacacacacacacaaaatactaatatattaa
- the LOC114255638 gene encoding uncharacterized protein LOC114255638 isoform X1 gives MDKLICFKCKKAFHGIKNFSTHFRRNHALLLTKYKASGFFCKQDNCTRHFLRYNSFIRHIKKCHIVNPICSPLSVSNETINQTENEFSMEVEVAPDIETRDECIDLSGIKNNVENLKLKHDISSCAAKMISTLRTSSSITGAALKEVMTAIKIFVSNIFDFVQDEVTDFCTSQDIDVKSSTVETLLNKFKCNDLFKNMDTLPGQIEVLKRNYKYIQPREIPLGYRIDQRFNRCKQEWEQKQVYETMQYVSIIETLQLIMSHNDVREYINSETISDHDWLINFRDGQSFQTHEYFRKYPNALRIQLYYDDIVINNPLGSRVQPHKIGAFYFVVQNLPQYFNSSLGAIHVLALCHTADIDKYGMAAVLRPFLQDMKVLESDNGVVTMFNGVEWTLRATLAAVCTDGLAAHQLFGLLNPAALHFCRLCMINRNDFKNNTNLPAAARTKELHNNQVQNIMEKINLKDVENAMKQSGVKENSALHLLRYFHFTQNFVFDPMHDIFEGIAPMELKLVLNHFITHDEYNLKLDTFNNRIHLFKYGFPEQKNKPSANFSIASLSNLKDHKISQTAVQTWCLMRVFPFIVSDKVPEDDEYLRLIILLNRITEIVFSPKLKLSILPYLSELIIEHDNLFRKLFPDVNPINKHHHLSHYCDCIRNSGPLRWLHCLRFEAKHRLLKKYGAICCNYKNITKTMINICQISQCATWGTDKSLLKSNKFEYSKREYVKVAHALSRIELNKLELENDNYIFKLNRIIVHEIEYRNGLFVAIDSGVETDNGDILFGRIKEIILNNDKVYLWCEIWQTLWLQESLNAYCVCESSVDYKLINTDDLPDSKPFSLWLDYKTNFCYIVLRHMIL, from the coding sequence ATGGATAAacttatatgttttaaatgtaaGAAAGCGTTTCatggaattaaaaatttttcaactcatTTTCGCCGGAATCATGCGTTACtattaactaaatataaagcatcgggatttttttgtaaacaagATAATTGCACCAGACATTTTCTGAGATACAATTCCTTTATacgacatataaaaaaatgccaTATTGTAAATCCGATTTGTTCTCCATTGTCTGTTTCTAATGAAACCATAAACCAGACTGAAAATGAATTTTCCATGGAAGTGGAAGTGGCTCCAGATATTGAAACTCGTGATGAATGTATAGATTTATCAGGAATCAAAAATAacgttgaaaatttaaaattaaaacacgaCATATCTTCCTGTGCAGCTAAAATGATATCTACTTTAAGAACTTCTTCTTCCATTACTGGTGCAGCTTTAAAAGAAGTTATGacagcaattaaaatttttgtttctaatattttCGATTTTGTACAAGACGAAGtaacagatttttgtacatcCCAAGATATTGATGTAAAAAGTTCTACAGTTGAAAcgttgttaaataaattcaaatgtaatgatttatttaaaaatatggatACCTTGCCAGGTCAGATTGAAGTATTAAAAAGGAATTACAAGTATATTCAACCACGTGAAATACCGTTAGGATATAGAATAGATCAGCGATTTAATAGATGTAAACAAGAGTGGGAACAAAAACAAGTTTATGAAACTATGCAATATGTATCAATAATCGAAACGTTGCAATTAATTATGTCTCATAATGATGTAcgtgaatatattaattcagaGACAATTTCTGATCATGActggttaattaattttagagatGGCCAAAGTTTTCAAACGCATGAATATTTTCGTAAATACCCTAACGCGCTTagaattcaattatattacgaTGATATTGTCATTAATAATCCTCTTGGTTCAAGAGTTCAACCACACAAAATAGgagcattttattttgttgtacaAAATTTACCACAATACTTTAATTCATCATTAGGTGCAATACACGTACTTGCCTTATGTCATACTGCTGATATTGACAAGTACGGTATGGCAGCAGTTTTAAGACCATTTTTGCAAGATATGAAAGTTCTGGAAAGTGATAATGGCGTTGTCACAATGTTTAACGGAGTAGAGTGGACCCTTCGAGCTACTCTTGCTGCTGTATGCACTGATGGACTAGCAGCGCACCAATTATTTGGACTTCTTAATCCAGCAGCTCTACATTTCTGCAGATTGTGCATGATAAACcgcaatgattttaaaaataatacaaacctGCCTGCAGCAGCTCGCACAAAAGAATTGCACAATAATcaagtacaaaatataatggaaaaaataaatttaaaagatgtaGAAAATGCGATGAAACAATCCGGAGTTAAAGAAAATAGTGCCCTACATTTGTTGCGTTACTTCCactttacacaaaattttgtatttgatCCTATGCACGATATTTTTGAAGGCATAGCTCCAATGGAATTGAAACTGGTTTTAAATCATTTCATTACACatgatgaatataatttgaaactgGACACATTTAACAATAGAATTCATCTATTTAAGTATGGTTTTccagaacaaaaaaataaaccatctgcaaatttttcaatagcATCTTTAAGTAATTTGAAAGACCATAAAATCTCGCAAACAGCCGTTCAAACATGGTGTTTGATGAGAGTATTTCCATTCATTGTGTCCGATAAAGTGCCAGAAGATGATGAATATTTGAGactaataatacttttaaatagaattacaGAAATAGTATTTTCCCctaaattaaagttatcaaTATTGCCATATTTATCTGAATTGATTATCGAACATGACAATctatttagaaaattgtttCCAGATGTTAACCCAATTAATAAGCACCATCATCTAAGTCACTATTGCGATTGCATTCGTAATTCAGGGCCTCTACGTTGGTTACACTGTCTTCGTTTCGAAGCAAAACAtcggttattaaaaaaatatggtgCAATAtgttgcaattataaaaatattactaaaacaaTGATTAACATATGTCAAATTTCGCAATGTGCAACTTGGGGAACTGATAAAAGCTTGTTGAAGAGTAATAAGTTTGAATATTCGAAACGCGAATATGTGAAAGTTGCTCATGCTCTTAGTAGAATTGAACTTAATAAACTCGAATTAGAAAATGAtaactacatttttaaattaaacagaaTTATAGTACATGAAATTGAATATCGTAATGGACTATTTGTTGCCATTGATAGCGGTGTTGAAACAGACAAtggagatattttatttggtcGAATTAAGGAAATAATACTGAATAATGATAAAGTTTACTTGTGGTGTGAAATATGGCAAACATTATGGTTGCAAGAATCTTTAAATGCTTATTGTGTTTGTGAAAGTTCTGTAGATTATAAATTGATCAATACTGACGATCTGCCAGATTCGAAACCATTTTCTTTGTGGTTAGATTATAAAACAAACTTTTGTTACATAGTTCTCCGtcatatgattttataa